One segment of Erigeron canadensis isolate Cc75 chromosome 2, C_canadensis_v1, whole genome shotgun sequence DNA contains the following:
- the LOC122589903 gene encoding peptidyl-prolyl cis-trans isomerase CYP40-like — protein sequence MANPRCYMDVSIGGEMEGRLVIELYKDVVPKTAENFRALCTGEKGIGPNTGVPLHLKGSCFHRVIKGFMIQGGDISARNGTGGESIYGLKFEDENFELKHERKGMLSMANSGPNTNGSQFFITTTRTPHLDGKHVVFGRVIKGMGVVRSVEHTITGENDLPTLDVIIEDCGELPEGADDGVCDFFKDGDTYPDWPLDLDEKHQEVSWWMTAVDTIKGYGNEQFKKQDYKSALRKYRKALRYLDVCWEKEDIDEGKTDSLRKTKSQIFTNSSACKLKLGDLKGALLDAEFALREIDDNVKALYRQGQACMALNDIDSAVESFKKALVLEPNDGGIKKELAAAKKKIADRRDQEKKAFSRMFQ from the exons atggcgAATCCGAGATGTTATATGGATGTAAGTATAGGTGGTGAAATGGAAGGGAGGTTGGTTATTGAATTGTATAAAGATGTTGTCCCGAAAACTGCTGAGAATTTTAGGGCTCTTTGTACTGGTGAAAAAGGGATTGGTCCTAATACTGGTGTTCCTCTTCATCTCAAG GGCTCTTGTTTTCATCGCGTTATTAAAGGTTTTATGATTCAAGGTGGTGACATATCTGCTCGAAATGGCACCGGAGGTGAATCAATTTAtggtttgaaatttgaagaTGAGAATTTTGAGTTGAAACATGAAAGGAAAGGAATGTTATCCATGGCCAATTCTGGTCCTAATACCAATGGATCACAGTTTTTCATCACTACAACTCGCACTCCTCATCTCGATGGGAAACATGTCGTGTTTGGCAGGGTAATCAAAGGAATGGGAGTAGTTCGTTCTGTTGAGCATACCATTACAGGAGAAAATGACTTGCCCACTCTAGATGTTATCATTGAAGATTGTGGGGAACTACCCGAAGGAGCAGATGATGGGGTCTGTGACTTTTTCAAAGACGGTGACACTTATCCTGATTGGCCACTCGATCTTGATGAAAAACATCAGGAAGTTTCTTGGTGGATGACTGCTGTAGATACCATCAAAGGCTATGGAAATGAACAGTTTAAG AAACAAGATTACAAAAGTGCTCTTAGAAAGTACCGCAAGGCTCTCCGTTACTTGGATGTGTGCTGGGAGAAGGAAGATATTGATGAAG GGAAAACGGATTCTTTAAGGAAGACAAAGTCTCAGATATTTACTAACAGTTCT GCCTGCAAATTGAAACTGGGAGACCTGAAAGGAGCATTATTGGATGCGGAATTTGCTCTTCGTGAAATTGATGATAACGTTAAAGCTTTGTATCGTCAAGGCCAG GCATGTATGGCACTCAACGACATTGATTCTGCAGTCGAAAGTTTCAAAAAAGCGCTGGTCTTGGAGCCAAATGACG GCGGTATAAAGAAGGAACTAGCTGCCGCGAAAAAGAAG ATTGCTGATAGACGGGATCAAGAAAAGAAAGCATTTTCAAGGATGTTTCAGTAG
- the LOC122589902 gene encoding patatin-like protein 2, which yields MNKTNIVIVSLIIVTATIQTVAVVDKPTNVGEANFVTILSIDGGGVRGIIPATILTFLESKLQEIDGPNVSIADYFDVIAGTSTGGLMTTMLTAPNEQKRPMFAAKDITKFYFQHSPRIFPKLSRSKFMNSVAHVFGEVTGPKYDGKYLRSLAKTLLKNLTLQHTLTDVVIPTFDIRRLQPVVFSSAQAKENVWKNALLADVCIGTSAAPTYFPPYYFETKDVDGTKHTYDLIDGGVAANNPTQLALTHITREALMGKYRFSGSAEIDGKRMLVLSIGTGMQKYNEIYTAQMAARWGLLSWIFKNGSTPIFHIYSDASSDMVDIHVSTLFRALKVEKNYLRIQDESLTGEQTEMDISTPENMRKLEDIGKKLLEKKMSRLDLETGRFQPVEAEGTNADALARFAVMLCAERKRRRST from the exons ATGAATAAAACCAATATTGTTATAGTTTCGTTGATCATTGTGACCGCAACCATACAAACTGTCGCGGTGGTTGATAAGCCAACTAATGTAGGCGAGGCAAACTTTGTCACGATTCTTAGCATCGATGGTGGTGGTGTCCGTGGCATCATTCCTGCCACGATTCTCACGTTTCTTGAATCAAAACTTCAG GAAATAGATGGACCCAATGTAAGCATTGCAGATTATTTTGATGTAATAGCCGGAACGAGCACAGGTGGATTGATGACAACAATGCTTACAGCTCCTAATGAGCAAAAGCGTCCAATGTTTGCTGCAAAAGACATTACCAAATTCTACTTTCAACATTCGCCTAGGATATTTCCTAAACTAAG TCGGAGCAAATTTATGAACTCGGTAGCACACGTGTTTGGGGAAGTCACGGGaccaaaatatgatggaaaATATCTTCGATCATTAGCAAAAACGCTATTAAAAAACCTAACTCTTCAACATACATTAACGGATGTTGTCATACCTACTTTCGACATCAGACGTCTTCAACCTGTTGTTTTCTCTTCTGCTCAG GCAAAAGAGAATGTTTGGAAAAATGCTCTTCTTGCTGATGTATGCATTGGAACCTCGGCAGCCCCTACGTATTTCCCACCATATTATTTCGAGACTAAGGATGTTGATGGAACCAAGCACACGTACGATCTAATTGATGGTGGAGTCGCTGCAAACAATCCC ACACAATTGGCACTAACACATATAACTAGGGAAGCACTGATGGGGAAATATAGGTTCTCTGGATCAGCAGAGATTGATGGAAAAAGGATGCTCGTGCTTTCAATTGGAACCGGCATGCAGAAATACAACGAAATATACACGGCACAAATGGCTGCAAGGTGGGGTTTGCTCagttggatttttaaaaatggtTCAACACCCATCTTTCATATCTATAGTGATGCAAGCTCTGATATGGTGGACATTCATGTGTCAACtctctttcgagccttgaaagtagaaaaaaattatttgcgAATTCAG GATGAGAGCCTGACAGGAGAGCAAACTGAGATGGACATTTCAACACCAGAGAATATGCGGAAATTGGAGGATATAGGGAAGAAACTACTAGAGAAGAAAATGTCAAGATTGGACTTAGAGACAGGCAGATTTCAACCAGTTGAAGCAGAGGGTACGAATGCAGATGCTTTAGCACGCTTTGCTGTAATGCTATGTGCAGAACGTAAGCGTCGCCGGTCAACTTAA
- the LOC122589901 gene encoding patatin-like protein 2 isoform X1 produces the protein MHTNFPSRLICKTNLIIFSLVITTLALQLPMANCDSIGLSKANFVTVLSLDGGGVRGIVSATILSFLESKLQEIDGPEARIADYFDVIAGTSTGGLMTSMLAVPGDDNRPLYTADDIKEFYFYHAPKIFPQVSRIAFLNKVANFFGAVVGPKYDGNYLRSIARQILGNHTINQTLTDVIIPTFDIKRLQPIIFTTDDAKEFASKNARLSDICIGTSAAPTYFPPHFFETKETDGSMHRFDLIDGGVAANNPTQVAITHILKEVLIGKHKFADIESIDSKRMLVLSLGTGINRRSEKYNALTSSKWGLLNWVFNNGSSPIFEIYSDASSDMVDIQVSTLFRSLNAQHNYLRIQEDNLLGDMSSVDIATEENMQALEAMGKTMLNKKVSRVDLETGIFQVVEREGTNAEALTRFANLLSQERNLRLS, from the exons ATGCATACAAATTTCCCCTCAAGACTAATCTGTAAAACCAATCTTATAATCTTTTCACTTGTCATCACAACCTTAGCCTTGCAACTGCCCATGGCCAACTGTGACAGCATTGGTTTATCCAAAGCTAACTTCGTTACTGTTCTTAGCCTTGACGGTGGTGGTGTTCGTGGTATTGTTTCGGCTACCATACTTTCATTTCTCGAATCCAAGCTTCAG GAAATAGATGGACCAGAGGCACGAATTGCGGATTATTTTGATGTAATTGCGGGAACGAGTACAGGAGGATTGATGACATCCATGCTGGCTGTTCCTGGTGACGATAATCGGCCTCTTTACACTGCAGATGATATTAAGGAATTTTACTTTTATCATGCTCCTAAAATCTTTCCTCAAGTAAG CCGAATTGCGTTCTTAAACAAAGTTGCAAATTTCTTTGGGGCGGTTGTTGGACCAAAATACGATGGCAACTATCTCCGATCAATCGCAAGGCAGATATTGGGAAACCATACAATCAATCAGACCTTAACAGACGTCATCATACCAACTTTCGATATCAAACGCCTTCAGCCCATAATTTTCACCACTGACGAC GCAAAAGAGTTTGCTTCGAAAAATGCTCGCCTATCAGACATATGCATAGGCACGTCTGCGGCTCCAACTTATTTTCCTCCTCACTTTTTCGAGACCAAAGAAACTGATGGATCCATGCATAGATTTGATCTAATTGATGGTGGAGTTGCAGCAAACAATCCG ACACAAGTGGCAATCACACATATACTTAAGGAAGTTTTGATCGGGAAACACAAGTTCGCCGATATAGAGTCCATCGACAGCAAAAGGATGCTAGTGCTTTCACTTGGGACGGGTATAAACAGACGTTCGGAGAAATATAATGCTTTGACATCTTCCAAATGGGGTTTGCTGAATTGGGTCTTTAACAATGGTTCCTCGCCTATTTTTGAAATCTACAGTGATGCAAGCTCTGATATGGTTGATATTCAAGTCTCCACCCTCTTCAGATCCCTTAATGCCCAACACAACTATTTACGCATTCAG GAAGACAATTTGCTTGGAGACATGTCGTCTGTAGACATAGCAACCGAGGAGAATATGCAGGCACTCGAGGCCATGGGGAAAACAATGCTGAACAAGAAGGTGTCGCGCGTGGACTTAGAGACGGGTATATTTCAAGTGGTCGAAAGAGAAGGTACAAATGCTGAAGCTTTGACTCGTTTCGCTAATTTGCTTAGCCAAGAGCGAAACCTTCGCCTAAGTTAA
- the LOC122588738 gene encoding phosphoglycerate mutase-like protein 4 yields the protein MNKTFPTVRHSQSSSPHFPSNLANKQIRCRRTTPYGISSSAALQPIPPSPRLTAVSPFMADTLSSDDVELNYLDRNVTEIVVVRHGETEWNAERRIQGHLDIDLNDVGRQQAVAVAERLAGESKISAIYSSDLKRALETAETIASRCGMLQVTQDPNLRERHLGALQGLVYSDAPKIKTKAYEALQSHGMDVEIPGGGESLNQLYERCTTALQTIASKHRGERVVVVTHGGVIRALHQRASTGKGHRAGRILNVSVNVLHLLDNDKWLIKSWGDVSHLNGAGYLDSGFGGDRTSG from the exons ATGAACAAAACCTTCCCAACTGTGCGTCATTCACAATCATCCTCCCCTCACTTTCCTTCAAACCTTGCCAACAAACAGATCCGCTGCCGCCGTACAACACCCTACGGCATCTCCTCCTCCGCCGCACTTCAACCAATTCCTCCTTCTCCTCGGCTCACCGCCGTCTCCCCTTTCATGGCGGACACTCTTTCCAG TGATGATGTTGAGCTAAATTATCTTGATCGGAATGTTACCGAGATTGTCGTTGTGCGTCACGGCGAAACCGAGTGGAATGCCGAGAGAAGAATAcag GGACATTTAGACATTGACCTGAATGATGTTGGAAGACAACAAGCAGTTGCA GTGGCTGAAAGATTAGCAGGAGAGTCCAAAATCTCCGCTATATACTCTTCTGACCTAAAACGAGCTCTTGAAACTGCAGAGACGATAGCAAGCAGATGTGGGATGCTTCAG GTAACTCAAGATCCAAACTTACGAGAGAGACATCTAGGTGCTCTTCAAGGTCTTGTGTATAGTGACGCaccaaaaatcaaaaccaaGGCATATGAAGCTCTTCAGTCTCATGGGATGGATGTTGAAATTCCA GGCGGTGGTGAAAGTCTGAATCAACTCTATGAACGCTGCACAACTGCATTGCAAACGATTGCCAGTAAACATCGAG GGGAGAGGGTGGTCGTGGTGACTCATGGCGGTGTGATCAGAGCACTTCACCAGCGGGCATCAACTGGAAAGGGGCACAGGGCAGGAAGGATATTGAATGTGTCAGTCAATGTATTACACTTGTTAGATAATGATAAATGGCTCATCAAATCATGGGGAGATGTCAGCCATCTTAATGGTGCCGGGTACTTAGATTCAGGTTTCGGTGGCGACAGAACTTCTGGTTAG
- the LOC122589901 gene encoding patatin-like protein 2 isoform X2 encodes MHTNFPSRLICKTNLIIFSLVITTLALQLPMANCDSIGLSKANFVTVLSLDGGGVRGIVSATILSFLESKLQEIDGPEARIADYFDVIAGTSTGGLMTSMLAVPGDDNRPLYTADDIKEFYFYHAPKIFPQVSRIAFLNKVANFFGAVVGPKYDGNYLRSIARQILGNHTINQTLTDVIIPTFDIKRLQPIIFTTDDAKEFASKNARLSDICIGTSAAPTYFPPHFFETKETDGSMHRFDLIDGGVAANNPTQVAITHILKEVLIGKHKFADIESIDSKRMLVLSLGTVMQALIWLIFKSPPSSDPLMPNTTIYAFRKTICLETCRL; translated from the exons ATGCATACAAATTTCCCCTCAAGACTAATCTGTAAAACCAATCTTATAATCTTTTCACTTGTCATCACAACCTTAGCCTTGCAACTGCCCATGGCCAACTGTGACAGCATTGGTTTATCCAAAGCTAACTTCGTTACTGTTCTTAGCCTTGACGGTGGTGGTGTTCGTGGTATTGTTTCGGCTACCATACTTTCATTTCTCGAATCCAAGCTTCAG GAAATAGATGGACCAGAGGCACGAATTGCGGATTATTTTGATGTAATTGCGGGAACGAGTACAGGAGGATTGATGACATCCATGCTGGCTGTTCCTGGTGACGATAATCGGCCTCTTTACACTGCAGATGATATTAAGGAATTTTACTTTTATCATGCTCCTAAAATCTTTCCTCAAGTAAG CCGAATTGCGTTCTTAAACAAAGTTGCAAATTTCTTTGGGGCGGTTGTTGGACCAAAATACGATGGCAACTATCTCCGATCAATCGCAAGGCAGATATTGGGAAACCATACAATCAATCAGACCTTAACAGACGTCATCATACCAACTTTCGATATCAAACGCCTTCAGCCCATAATTTTCACCACTGACGAC GCAAAAGAGTTTGCTTCGAAAAATGCTCGCCTATCAGACATATGCATAGGCACGTCTGCGGCTCCAACTTATTTTCCTCCTCACTTTTTCGAGACCAAAGAAACTGATGGATCCATGCATAGATTTGATCTAATTGATGGTGGAGTTGCAGCAAACAATCCG ACACAAGTGGCAATCACACATATACTTAAGGAAGTTTTGATCGGGAAACACAAGTTCGCCGATATAGAGTCCATCGACAGCAAAAGGATGCTAGTGCTTTCACTTGGGACGG TGATGCAAGCTCTGATATGGTTGATATTCAAGTCTCCACCCTCTTCAGATCCCTTAATGCCCAACACAACTATTTACGCATTCAG GAAGACAATTTGCTTGGAGACATGTCGTCTGTAG